The sequence CAGAGCTAGCTCTAGAGAAGTTCACCAATCTTCGTAACACATACCAAAACCTACAGCTAGTTTCTAACAGCGAAGGCCGCGACAGCAAAGCCTTTAAAGTAGCAACTGCTAAGGTTAATGATGTATTCCGCGAATTCCGTCTAACGCCAAAACAGTTTGATCACCTTGTGACTCAGCTTCGCACCTCAATGGAGCGAGTTCGCACACAAGAGCGCTTAATCATGCGTCAAACCGTAGAATACGGTGGCATGCCTAAGAAAGAATTTGTTAAAACTTTCACTGGCAACGAATCAAGCGATGCTTGGGTAGACAATGTATTGTCTTCAACAGCACCTTATAAAGAAAAGATTCGTCGTAACGAAGAAGACATCCGTCGCTCTATTCAAAAGCTGAAAAGCATTGAACAAGAAACCTCTCTAACGGTTCAGTCTATTAAAGACATCAGCCGTCGTATGTCTATCGGTGAAGCAAAAGCTCGCCGTGCGAAAAAAGAGATGGTAGAAGCGAACTTACGTCTGGTTATCTCTATCGCGAAGAAATACACCAACCGTGGTCTACAGTTCTTGGATCTTATCCAAGAAGGTAACATCGGTCTAATGAAAGCCGTTGATAAATTTGAATACCGTCGTGGTTACAAATTCTCAACTTATGCGACATGGTGGATTCGTCAGGCAATTACACGTTCTATCGCTGACCAGGCGCGTACTATTCGTATCCCTGTGCACATGATTGAAACCATCAACAAATTGAACCGTATCTCTCGTCAAATGCTTCAAGAGATGGGCCGTGAGCCACTGCCAGAAGAATTGGCAGAACGCATGCAAATGCCAGAAGACAAGATTCGTAAAGTACTTAAAATTGCTAAAGAGCCAATCTCAATGGAGACACCAATCGGTGATGACGAAGATTCGCATCTAGGTGATTTCATCGAGGATACGACTCTAGAACTACCTTTAGACTCAGCAACGGCAACTAGCCTTAAGTTTGCAACTAAAGACGTACTAGCAGGCCTAACACCTCGTGAAGCTAAAGTACTGCGCATGCGCTTTGGTATCGACATGAACACTGACCACACTCTAGAAGAAGTGGGCAAACAGTTCGACGTTACTCGTGAACGTATCCGTCAGATCGAAGCAAAAGCACTACGTAAACTGCGTCACCCAAGCCGCTCAGAAACACTGCGCAGCTTCCTAGACGAGTAAACAATTAGTCTTTATGTACAAAAGGTGAGCACTAGCTCACCTTTTTTGTATTTATCGGTTTGATAGCACAAAAACTGTACATTATTACTCCCTATTCTAGCGACTTCACCTAGACACTCCCCTGTCCATCTCATATAATCTTCACCCTACAAAGGCCCCTTAGCTCAGTGGTTAGAGCAGTCGACTCATAATCGATTGGTCCGCAGTTCAAGTCTGCGAGGGGCCACCATATTCAAGACCGTTGACATCCGTCGCGGTCTTTTTTGTTTTCTGAGTCCAATCAATTCAACGGTTTATCTGTTATCTAAATTCCAAGCTTGTCGAAGGCGTCTTGAAAGAACCGGTTTTTAATGTACCATTAAATGTACCAACAACCTCGAATGTTAAAAATCGTTGGTACAATTGAGGGGATTTCATGGCCAGAACCACATCTAATCTAACCAACACTCAAGTAAAACAAGCAAAAAAATCTGAAAAAGAGTACACACTCTCTGATGGTGGCGGTCTGCAATTAAGGGTTCGCCCTAGTGGCTCGAAGCTATGGGTACTGAAATATACGCAGCCGGTTACCAAGAGAAGAACTAATTTTGGTTTGGGTTCCTACCCTGAGGTATCTCTAGCTGATGCCAGGCGAAAAATGCAAGAGGCAAAGGTATTGCTTTCGCAAGGCATCGATCCTAAAGCGCATAGGGACGAACAAAGCGAGGCAAAACGAGAAGCGACTGAAAGCACTTTTGGTGTAATTGCTGATAAGTGGCTTACACTCAAGCGCCAACAGGTAAACCCAGAAACAGCTAATGCTAATTACAGAGCTCTTGAGAAGCACATACTTCCCCTGCTAAAGAACACCCCGGTAGAAAACATAAAGCCTAAGCACATAATTAATATTCTTGAGCCGGTAAAGGCAAAAGGAAACCTAGAAACAGTTAAGCGCTTATGTCGCATCATCAACGAGATCATGCGCCTTGCTGTTGCTGGTGGCTATATCGAAGTCAATTACCTTGCTGATGTCACTAAAATGTTCCCTGCCCCCAAACGCAAACACATGCCAACCATTAAGCCTGAGCGCCTACCTGAGCTAATGCAGACCCTCAATAGAGCCAATATAACAAGAACAACTCGATGCTTAATTGAGTGGCAGCTACACACTATGATCAGGCCTAAAGAGGCATCAACTGTAGAGTGGGACCATATTGATACTGTAAATGGTATTTGGGAAATACCTGCAGACATAATGAAAATGAAGATCCCACACAAGGTACCGCTTACCCCGCAAGCAATGCAAATACTTGAGCTAATGCGCCCTATTAGTGGCAATAGGAACCATGTTTTCCCTGGGCATAGAAACCCAAACACTCATACAAACACTCAAACGGCCAATATGGCACTAAAGCGCATGGGCTTTGAAGGTGAGCTGGTGGCTCACGGCCTGAGATCTTTAGCTTCAACCACACTAAATGAACAAGGATTTGACCCTGACATTATCGAGTCTGCATTAGCACATATCGACAAGAACGAGGTGAGGCGTGCTTATAACAGAGCTGAGTACCTAGAAAGGCGCCGTAAGCTAATGGAATGGTGGAGTAACCATATAGAGAAAGCGAGTTACGGCTCAGTGTCCGTCACTGGTACCAGGAGCTTGCGGATTGTTGGATAACAACCACCAGCACCAACCGAATTAACTTTGTGTTGCCTAGGGTAGCTCCCGAACGCTGGCACTCTACTAGCTGGCAACACTACCCTTTAGAGTTCGCACTAAGAGAGCGTGAAATATGAATAGACGAGAATTGATTCCACTACAGTATTGCTCATTTGAGCGTGCGTCTAAAATGCTTTGTGTAGAAGTGGAGGATCTTATACATTGGCTCGATCAGGGGCTTATTACCCCAGCGATTGAAATCAAAGAGCCTGCAATATGGGACGGCTTAACCAAAGATTTAGAAATTAAAGATCCCCCGAAAGGATTCGCTAACAGCGCCTTAAGTACAAAGTATTCCAAAATGATTTATCTAGGAAAAAACGTTGACGGAGAATCTTATCATTCGGCGGACGGTATCTGGCGTATCACTCCAATTATGGGGTCGATTTGGTTTGAAGATATTGATTCCGTTATCGAGTGCGTACAGCTAGCCCAATTAGGCGCACCGTCATCGCCTGGAGCGTACGTGCCAGCCCTTGTCTACCCGTATGAAATCCGAGTTAAAGACCTAGTGATCGTCTATGAAGATTTAAAACGAATCATTGAAGCAATTAACGAGGGTAAGGAGCTAGACCTAATCGATGACCAACCCACTCACACACCTAACACGCCAGCAAGAAAACCAAGAACAGAGCCCAGGCAAACAGAGCTAATTCGCCGCCTATTAGATCTGGTACCTGAGCTCAGAGACAAGCTGTATGATGCAAGTGAGGCACAGAAGGAACAAACTCTAAATAGGTACCTTACAGACAAAGGTTTGCAACCTATTGCCACCCCCACAGGAAAAACACTTGCTAATTGGATTGGTCAGCCTAAAACCAACGAATGAAATACTAACTTTCTAGAAAGTTAAGTTAATTTTCTCATGTTTATTCATACAGTATAGTAACGTGTCCTTTGTCGTTTAAGACTATCTAAGACTACATAGACGAGGACACTATGAACCAACAAGCCACCCAACAACGCCTAGTACGTATGCCTGAGGTATTGCGTATTACAGGCCTGTCAAAAAGCTCTGTTTACGACCGCATGAATAGAGGCTTATTCCCTAAAAGCGTGTCACTTGGTGGCCGTAGTATTGCCTTTGTAGAGTCTGAGGTTAACCAATGGGTTAATAGCCAAATCTCACAACGTGATAAGGTGGCCTAATGACTAATGAGTCATTAACACGAAACCGCCCCAAGTATTATAAGAGATCCAACTTGAGCCCTTGCGGTGTAGCCGCAGAACTTACAACTAACTTAACGATCCCTGAGTTCTGTAGGCAACTGAATGGCGTCAACACCCAGAAAGTACAGAGGGCTTTGGCTAAATTAAGGGTGCTCATTAATCTTAATAATGGATACGAGCCTGATTTTTATTATAACGTTCACTTCAAAGTAAGGTCGTTCGAATATAAGCCAGGGAAGCACAGATCGTGTTGCTTTATCACCGAAGTAGGCGCAGGTCTTCTGTATAAGTTGTACCTGGATGATTTCTTGCCAATGCGTAAGGACTGGGATGGTAATTACAGTGTTACCCCTCTAGAACCCACTCCCCCGTACTCAAGAAACATCCACCAGCAATAGGTCTAATCTATGAATATTTTGAATTATGCGGAAAATCCGCAGGGGTTAGGCTTGCCTAAAGAAAGCCTAGGTGATAGATTTATTAACACTAAAGCAAAATCTTTAGTCGGGATTGGAACCCCGTTTAACAGCAAGGCGCATAGACGCCAGCACTTAGCTGGTTTTTTTATGCGTAAAATTAGCGCACATCTTTATAATTCCCTAGCGGAGTTGTATCAAAATTATGGTGGGCTGATTGAGGCGACTTCGGTCGGCCGTTTCCTTGCGTACGGTAGTTCCAACCTCTTTCAGTCCACCACCAGTTCGAGATTGGAACCTCTTCGGTGGTGGTTAAAACCAACGCAAGGAGACGGTCATATGACTACCACCCCTACCCAAGCTACACCTAAAACCATGATTTACACGTTCTTGGTTGCCCGTAAGCGTCAAAAGCTATCCAACCTTAAGCGAGTTCGCACTGTATCGGTAGTGGCTCAATCTGAGCCACTAGCACGTAAACAACTTGATGGAATGCCTTTAGTGTTCGTGCGTCAGTCCCCAGCTATGGGAGGGCAGCACTATGTGTAACGCTCATGAATTCGCCCTATTTCTGAAAAATGAGTACCAAGGCACGGTAACTAACCAATACACACCGGAGAACGTAGCGGAGCAAGGCAAGGCTATTGCTGAGTTTTGCGCCCTGCATAGCGTAGACAAGCCCTGCACCTTCCTAAAGTGTTTCCCTTACGGGACAGCTATTGACGGGCTCATAACTGAGTTTTCCGATGGTTCGACTTTACATATCACTGTGGCTGGTATGGAGGCTCAAGCATGGGTGTAATTAATCAGATCTTCCTACCTATTCCCGATGAAAGCGATTTACAGCAAGAAACAGCGACCGGGTGGAGTAAGTTCCCTAACGAACTATGCAAAGCGCTTCAATGTGCTGACCTTAATAAATCTGAAAGCAAAGTGTTTTTTGTTGTCTATGAGAAAACCATTGGCTTTCATAAAGAGTCTGATTGGGTTAGTGCAACCCAAATAGCCAATAAAACATGCCTCCAAGAGAGTAATGCTAGGAGAGCTCGCTGCAGTCTAGTTAAGAAGGGGATCTTGTTTAAAAGAACAATGCCTGCAAGAGATTGTGGTGGAGAAACGCAACCACATTATGGAATAAATACTACTGACAAATGGCAAACAAACAAAGGAACCACCCGTATCAAAAACGATACGCGTATCAAAAACGATACACCTAATCAATGCGATATCCGTATCAAAAGCGAAGCGCAGGGCGTATCAAAAACGAAGCGCGGGGCGTATCAAAATCGAGCTACACAAAAGACATCTTTACAAAATACAAATATACAAAAGAAAGAGAGGGCCTCGAGCACACTCTCGTCTCAAGCTCCGCCAATTTTATTTATTTCTACAAATCAGGATGAAAACCCATTCCCTATCACTCAGAGTAAACTTGATGAGCTGAAAGGGACGTATCCAAATTTGGATGTTGTTAGCGAGCTACGTCGAATGAAGTCCTGGTGCGATGAGAACCTGAGCAAGCGAAAGAATAAATCTGAAATGTTCGGATTCATAACAAGATGGCTTACCAAAGAGCACAACAAGATCCCAACCATCAAGCCAGTAAGACCCACAGAGAGTACCAAGCCGAAGTGTTCAAGTATTGACATCGAAATCAACGGAGAGATTGAGTACTTAACTCGAGCTAAAAAGCTTGGACTGGATCCGTCAGTGATTAAAGCTACTGAACTTAAAATACAAAGACTGCGCAGGGATCGTAGTAGTTTACCTCCAGAACTGGGGGACTCTACCTCGAAAGAAAACAATCCTCACTCTGGTTTTAGCGCTGGTGGTTCTGATTCGGGTAATGAGCTTAACTGGGCTAGCGTTGGATGGTTAAAAGAAGTTTCTTTAAGTCGGGAGAACTCGAATTCACCCGATCTAAGAAACAAGGATTGTATAACCAAACATTGACTGAGCTAAGTTGTCTTGCCTAGTTAATATCCTTTAGTGCAGGTGAATTACACTTCTCCCGGTCTAAATGCTTGTAGATATGTTCAGTTTTGAGCGTATCTATTTTGACCATAGAAGCTGCATCCACAACTGAATTTTAGACCCTGAGTTAACTGCGTCCAGAACTGGGTCTATTGAATCGTAAGAGACTATGTGACCGACATCGATGTCGGTTGCATAAAGAGTTAATCAGTAAAGTGATAAGTTTCATCATTCAATCTTCCTTAGAGGAAGATATTTTATCTATTCCACAGAATGTATAGTTGACAAAGGTTTGTCGTGTCCCTAAGCTTGATTTCTAAACTAATGGAAACCAAAGGGCGAAGACAGATGACCAAAATCACTAACCGAAACTTTTGCATTGCACTGACTGAGGCTATTGGCCACAAAATCAAACCTTCCCACATTGAGCAGACGCGACGCGCTCTAGTTAAAGCCGGTCTGCTTACTAAATCGCTAGGCAAGAACCTAGTAAACATGAGCAACCAAGAAGCCGCGATTATCCTTATTGCAATTTGCTTACCTGGTACGTTAACCGATCGTGTTAATTGGGCGGCTCGTGTGGCTGCGTTCCCTGGTTTTTTAAATCGCCTTTCTGAGTTGCTCGATCACCCTGAACAGTTAGCAAAAGTGGACTATTTAAGCATCGGTGACACGTCGGCTTTGATTGGCATTGATGGTGAGAAATCCGAAGACTTTCAATATGGTAATGCGTTCCCTATTAGCTACCCAGAAGGTGGTTTTGTAGCAGTTAGCGTTGAAGTGTCACCGGCGCTATTCCGTATTGCATCGGCGGAGCTGGCCAACCTAGGTGATGACTGCGGCGAAATGGTCGCTGAATAATTGCTTTTTTATTAATGGGAGAAAGTACAAATTATGAAAAAGTTGTATGAAATGAAGCAGGCGCGAAACAACTTAGCTAAACAAATGCGCAGCATTCACACTAAGATTGGTGATCGATCTCCAACAGAAGAAGAGCGCCGCCAGTGGGAAGATCTTGAATCTAAATTAAATGACTTTGACGCGAAGATTGAGCGAGAAGAGCGCCTTTTATTAATGGATGAAGATGCACTTGATAATGGTGATTCAAGTTTTTCACCCGAAGGTCGCACCGCAACACCTTACCAGGATCAAAACGGTAACCCGATAGAGGTCTTAGGTAAGGAAAAGCGTTTCTTTAATCCTTCAACGCCTCAAGTGGAACAGCGTGAGCACATATCACCAGGTGCTATGATGCGCGCCATGATGTACGGCTCACGTAACGAGGCTGAAGAACGCGCCCTAGGCGGTAGTGATTCGGCAGGTGGTATTACTGTCCCGACTCATACACTACGTCAACTTATCGATATGATGCGTAATCAGACCCAGGCTATTAATGCCGGCGTACAAACGGTCATTCTAAACACAGATAAGACTAAGATTGCCAAGATTGAGAGCGATCCTACTCCTGGTTGGCGCGCAATGAATGACAATGTGAAGGAGTCAGAGCCTACATTTTCAGGCGTAGAATTGAATGCTCACAGTCTAGCCGTAATGGTTCGCGTACCGCGTGAGTTGCTGGAAGACTCTATTAACCTCGATGAGGCGTTAGGTTTATGCCTTGCGGGCGCGATGGCGCAAGAGTTCGACCGAGCAATCTTCTTTGGTGAAGGTGAAGAAAATACACCACGCGGCATTGCTAATACTACAGGAATACTTAAGCATCCTTTAGACGGACCATTAACGAGTTACACTCCTATCCTTAATGCATTACAGATGCTAGAGGAGTCTAACAGTTTGAGCCATACCGCCGCGGTAATGGCTCCACGTTCTAAGTATGCGTTTGGTGGTTTGGTCGATACGACTGGCCAGCCTATTCGTAAGCCTGAAATTATTAGTGCACTACCACTCCTATCGACAAATCAATTCCCAGTTAATGAAGGCGTCGGCACAAATGAAAGCCAAATCATGGCCGGTGACTTTAGCAAGGTGTTAATGGGTATTCGTTCTAACTTGCGAGTAGAGATATTACGTGAGAAGTACGCCGATCAAATGCAGTACGCATTTATCGCCCATTTACGCGGTGATGTGGCCGTAGCTCAGCCAAAAGCTATCTGTCAGATCACCGGTATCCAACCGCCAGCTGCGGCGTAAACCAGCTTTCCTTTAGCTAAATACGATCAAGCCCAGGTAAAACTGGGCTTATTTTGAAACAAATCAATTCTAAAACATTAAAGAAATAGCGAAAAAGGCCGTTAAAAATGACTTTTTTCACTGCTTTTCTAGGTAGCGCCGGCAGGGTCACCCCCTTTGATTGGGTCAGTGCTACCGCCTTTAAACGTAGTCCTGACGAAGGTTAGAGAGAGGGGGAGGTTAAATCTCTACAGCCTCCCCCGTCAGTACCGCCCCCCCAGGGAAATTTTTATGTGCAATAAATAAGGATTTTTTTTTGGGAGGTTTTGTGAGATCTAGCGTTAGTTCTCCTAATGTAGGACAAAAGATAAATAAGTTAGCAGGTGTGAGTAACCCGTGCTCTATCTCTTGGTGAGCTGCGTGATGTGTCGGCGGTATCGTTATGGGAGTCGCAAAGAAAGGTAATGCTCGAGCGTAGTACTTTGAGTTGAGAGGATACCTCCATCCTGATGGCGTATTGCGATGTGATCTCTGGATGATTCAAGTTGATGAAGATATTAGTAACTACGGCTTCTACACAGAGACGGAAGACTGAGAGCTAAAGAAGTGCCCGGCCGTGAGTGTTCGAAATGACGTAGCTAAGCAACTGACCCGCACTGATAGTTTGCTTGGATTAGCTCCTAATGCCCAATCCCGATTCATAGGTGAAGGTGGCGATAAAGGTGATGGTAACGAACTTAATGAATTCTAACGTATAGCGAGATTTCATCCGCGGGTCCTCCCTGGCGTTCTCACCACGGGTATACGGCCTCGCAGGATTTCGCTATTTATGAGAATTTCTGACGGGGGGTTGTTGTTTATATATCGCCTATTTGGCCGCATGCAAAACAGACAGTTAACTTTCCCACATGTACAAAGATCCTTTCGCAAAACCAGATCATTCCCCCTGTTATCTACCGAGATACTTTAAAAGCCATAAAATGGACGTTAATTGCAAATAAGAGGAATTCAGAAACAACAACCTGCTAGTAGCGATGTCATTAATGCTCCACAAATTGAGGAGTATAAATTGAACAAAATCCAAAAATGGATGTTAATTGCAAATAAGAGAAATTCAGAAACAACAACCCGCTAGTGGGCGCTATTAATACTCCATAAATTGATGATTATTAATTGAACAAAGTCCATTTTTGGATTTTGTATTAAAGTGACTTTTTCACAATGTACCACCAGATGTACCAACTGATAAAATCAAAACAAATAACACCCAACAAGATCAATATGTTAAGAGATTAATTCAGGTTTGCGAGGGCCACCAAATTAAAGAAAGGCGTAGTGGATTATTACCTACTACGCCTTTTTTACGTCTAAAAACCAGCAACAACCGCTGCTAGTTCACACATTTTATTCAGCCTATTTTATTAACTAATGCACTCTTACTCAGTACAGTTATCAACAAACGTTACGGTTGCAGGCCAGTCGCTGAATATGCCAATCGCATTAATATCATTCTTTAGTACGTTAACAACTTCTAGTTCATTGTAGTCGGTGTATTGACGCTCGATAGTCCATGTAATGATGTCTAGTCCTGACTCTTTAATCTCGTTCGCATAATCGGTTGCGATGACTTCATCACCCGATTTTGTTACTAGTAGCGG is a genomic window of Vibrio neonatus containing:
- a CDS encoding phage major capsid protein, which produces MKKLYEMKQARNNLAKQMRSIHTKIGDRSPTEEERRQWEDLESKLNDFDAKIEREERLLLMDEDALDNGDSSFSPEGRTATPYQDQNGNPIEVLGKEKRFFNPSTPQVEQREHISPGAMMRAMMYGSRNEAEERALGGSDSAGGITVPTHTLRQLIDMMRNQTQAINAGVQTVILNTDKTKIAKIESDPTPGWRAMNDNVKESEPTFSGVELNAHSLAVMVRVPRELLEDSINLDEALGLCLAGAMAQEFDRAIFFGEGEENTPRGIANTTGILKHPLDGPLTSYTPILNALQMLEESNSLSHTAAVMAPRSKYAFGGLVDTTGQPIRKPEIISALPLLSTNQFPVNEGVGTNESQIMAGDFSKVLMGIRSNLRVEILREKYADQMQYAFIAHLRGDVAVAQPKAICQITGIQPPAAA
- a CDS encoding replication protein is translated as MGVINQIFLPIPDESDLQQETATGWSKFPNELCKALQCADLNKSESKVFFVVYEKTIGFHKESDWVSATQIANKTCLQESNARRARCSLVKKGILFKRTMPARDCGGETQPHYGINTTDKWQTNKGTTRIKNDTRIKNDTPNQCDIRIKSEAQGVSKTKRGAYQNRATQKTSLQNTNIQKKERASSTLSSQAPPILFISTNQDENPFPITQSKLDELKGTYPNLDVVSELRRMKSWCDENLSKRKNKSEMFGFITRWLTKEHNKIPTIKPVRPTESTKPKCSSIDIEINGEIEYLTRAKKLGLDPSVIKATELKIQRLRRDRSSLPPELGDSTSKENNPHSGFSAGGSDSGNELNWASVGWLKEVSLSRENSNSPDLRNKDCITKH
- the rpoD gene encoding RNA polymerase sigma factor RpoD, yielding MDQNRQSQLKALVLKGKEQGYLTYAEVNDHLPPEIVDSEQVEDIIQMINDMGIKVVENATEIDDDTINDESTEVDEDAAEAAVAALSTVESEIGRTTDPVRMYMREMGTVELLTREGEIDIAKRIEDGINQVQASVAEFPGTIPYVLEQFDKVQAEELRLTDIISGFVDPDDDGTTAPTATHVGSELAKTDLEESDADDAEDDEDEEEEDTGIDPELALEKFTNLRNTYQNLQLVSNSEGRDSKAFKVATAKVNDVFREFRLTPKQFDHLVTQLRTSMERVRTQERLIMRQTVEYGGMPKKEFVKTFTGNESSDAWVDNVLSSTAPYKEKIRRNEEDIRRSIQKLKSIEQETSLTVQSIKDISRRMSIGEAKARRAKKEMVEANLRLVISIAKKYTNRGLQFLDLIQEGNIGLMKAVDKFEYRRGYKFSTYATWWIRQAITRSIADQARTIRIPVHMIETINKLNRISRQMLQEMGREPLPEELAERMQMPEDKIRKVLKIAKEPISMETPIGDDEDSHLGDFIEDTTLELPLDSATATSLKFATKDVLAGLTPREAKVLRMRFGIDMNTDHTLEEVGKQFDVTRERIRQIEAKALRKLRHPSRSETLRSFLDE
- a CDS encoding integrase domain-containing protein, with amino-acid sequence MARTTSNLTNTQVKQAKKSEKEYTLSDGGGLQLRVRPSGSKLWVLKYTQPVTKRRTNFGLGSYPEVSLADARRKMQEAKVLLSQGIDPKAHRDEQSEAKREATESTFGVIADKWLTLKRQQVNPETANANYRALEKHILPLLKNTPVENIKPKHIINILEPVKAKGNLETVKRLCRIINEIMRLAVAGGYIEVNYLADVTKMFPAPKRKHMPTIKPERLPELMQTLNRANITRTTRCLIEWQLHTMIRPKEASTVEWDHIDTVNGIWEIPADIMKMKIPHKVPLTPQAMQILELMRPISGNRNHVFPGHRNPNTHTNTQTANMALKRMGFEGELVAHGLRSLASTTLNEQGFDPDIIESALAHIDKNEVRRAYNRAEYLERRRKLMEWWSNHIEKASYGSVSVTGTRSLRIVG
- a CDS encoding helix-turn-helix transcriptional regulator produces the protein MNQQATQQRLVRMPEVLRITGLSKSSVYDRMNRGLFPKSVSLGGRSIAFVESEVNQWVNSQISQRDKVA
- a CDS encoding ash family protein; this encodes MNILNYAENPQGLGLPKESLGDRFINTKAKSLVGIGTPFNSKAHRRQHLAGFFMRKISAHLYNSLAELYQNYGGLIEATSVGRFLAYGSSNLFQSTTSSRLEPLRWWLKPTQGDGHMTTTPTQATPKTMIYTFLVARKRQKLSNLKRVRTVSVVAQSEPLARKQLDGMPLVFVRQSPAMGGQHYV